A region from the Linepithema humile isolate Giens D197 chromosome 1, Lhum_UNIL_v1.0, whole genome shotgun sequence genome encodes:
- the LOC105679699 gene encoding uncharacterized protein isoform X3 — MDADCSGRALATLLVAWVLTAMIASILLRWDYMWIVLMVLTMLVLLVCGYTAYNVKKAHARLLLEEQRRAAIRTISGMTAATRREQESSVYAAHLSVDLPPSYASVVAVQTPTSAPTILTIDRSGDDKYEDPPSYAIVVASLDTQDRCAETSGLSNVQPFAPAEKNSTAPATISASNSYVCSHSRQTATITH; from the exons ATG GACGCGGACTGTTCCGGTCGCGCGCTAGCCACCCTGCTGGTCGCATGGGTGCTGACAGCAATGATAGCATCGATATTGCTACGATGGGATTACATGTGGATTGTTTTGATGGTATTGACGATGCTCGTTCTGTTGGTCTGCGGATATACCGCTTATAACGTGAAGAAAGCTCACGCGAGGCTTTTACTCGAGGAGCAGAGGAGAGCAGCAATTCGCACTATTTCGGGCATGACAGCTGCTACTCGCAGAGAG cAAGAATCATCGGTGTACGCGGCTCACCTGAGTGTGGATTTACCGCCGTCCTACGCGTCCGTGGTAGCCGTGCAGACACCAACCTCTGCTCCAACGATATTGACCATTGATCGATCCGGGGACGACAAGTATGAGGATCCACCATCGTACGCGATCGTAGTTGCTTCTTTAGATACGCAGGATCGATGCGCGGAAACCTCCGGCCTGTCGAATGTGCAGCCTTTCGCTCCTGCAGAAAAGAATAGTACCGCTCCTGCCACCATTTCCGCATCCAATTCTTACGTGTGTTCGCACAGCAGACAAACTGCAACGATCACGCATTAA
- the LOC105679699 gene encoding uncharacterized protein isoform X2 has translation MFFLVLMDADCSGRALATLLVAWVLTAMIASILLRWDYMWIVLMVLTMLVLLVCGYTAYNVKKAHARLLLEEQRRAAIRTISGMTAATRREQESSVYAAHLSVDLPPSYASVVAVQTPTSAPTILTIDRSGDDKYEDPPSYAIVVASLDTQDRCAETSGLSNVQPFAPAEKNSTAPATISASNSYVCSHSRQTATITH, from the exons ATGTTTTTTCTGGTTTTGATG GACGCGGACTGTTCCGGTCGCGCGCTAGCCACCCTGCTGGTCGCATGGGTGCTGACAGCAATGATAGCATCGATATTGCTACGATGGGATTACATGTGGATTGTTTTGATGGTATTGACGATGCTCGTTCTGTTGGTCTGCGGATATACCGCTTATAACGTGAAGAAAGCTCACGCGAGGCTTTTACTCGAGGAGCAGAGGAGAGCAGCAATTCGCACTATTTCGGGCATGACAGCTGCTACTCGCAGAGAG cAAGAATCATCGGTGTACGCGGCTCACCTGAGTGTGGATTTACCGCCGTCCTACGCGTCCGTGGTAGCCGTGCAGACACCAACCTCTGCTCCAACGATATTGACCATTGATCGATCCGGGGACGACAAGTATGAGGATCCACCATCGTACGCGATCGTAGTTGCTTCTTTAGATACGCAGGATCGATGCGCGGAAACCTCCGGCCTGTCGAATGTGCAGCCTTTCGCTCCTGCAGAAAAGAATAGTACCGCTCCTGCCACCATTTCCGCATCCAATTCTTACGTGTGTTCGCACAGCAGACAAACTGCAACGATCACGCATTAA
- the LOC105679699 gene encoding uncharacterized protein isoform X1 — MSIIRNVQDADCSGRALATLLVAWVLTAMIASILLRWDYMWIVLMVLTMLVLLVCGYTAYNVKKAHARLLLEEQRRAAIRTISGMTAATRREQESSVYAAHLSVDLPPSYASVVAVQTPTSAPTILTIDRSGDDKYEDPPSYAIVVASLDTQDRCAETSGLSNVQPFAPAEKNSTAPATISASNSYVCSHSRQTATITH, encoded by the exons ATGTCTATTATACGAAATGTTCAGGACGCGGACTGTTCCGGTCGCGCGCTAGCCACCCTGCTGGTCGCATGGGTGCTGACAGCAATGATAGCATCGATATTGCTACGATGGGATTACATGTGGATTGTTTTGATGGTATTGACGATGCTCGTTCTGTTGGTCTGCGGATATACCGCTTATAACGTGAAGAAAGCTCACGCGAGGCTTTTACTCGAGGAGCAGAGGAGAGCAGCAATTCGCACTATTTCGGGCATGACAGCTGCTACTCGCAGAGAG cAAGAATCATCGGTGTACGCGGCTCACCTGAGTGTGGATTTACCGCCGTCCTACGCGTCCGTGGTAGCCGTGCAGACACCAACCTCTGCTCCAACGATATTGACCATTGATCGATCCGGGGACGACAAGTATGAGGATCCACCATCGTACGCGATCGTAGTTGCTTCTTTAGATACGCAGGATCGATGCGCGGAAACCTCCGGCCTGTCGAATGTGCAGCCTTTCGCTCCTGCAGAAAAGAATAGTACCGCTCCTGCCACCATTTCCGCATCCAATTCTTACGTGTGTTCGCACAGCAGACAAACTGCAACGATCACGCATTAA
- the LOC105679699 gene encoding uncharacterized protein isoform X4 yields MIASILLRWDYMWIVLMVLTMLVLLVCGYTAYNVKKAHARLLLEEQRRAAIRTISGMTAATRREQESSVYAAHLSVDLPPSYASVVAVQTPTSAPTILTIDRSGDDKYEDPPSYAIVVASLDTQDRCAETSGLSNVQPFAPAEKNSTAPATISASNSYVCSHSRQTATITH; encoded by the exons ATGATAGCATCGATATTGCTACGATGGGATTACATGTGGATTGTTTTGATGGTATTGACGATGCTCGTTCTGTTGGTCTGCGGATATACCGCTTATAACGTGAAGAAAGCTCACGCGAGGCTTTTACTCGAGGAGCAGAGGAGAGCAGCAATTCGCACTATTTCGGGCATGACAGCTGCTACTCGCAGAGAG cAAGAATCATCGGTGTACGCGGCTCACCTGAGTGTGGATTTACCGCCGTCCTACGCGTCCGTGGTAGCCGTGCAGACACCAACCTCTGCTCCAACGATATTGACCATTGATCGATCCGGGGACGACAAGTATGAGGATCCACCATCGTACGCGATCGTAGTTGCTTCTTTAGATACGCAGGATCGATGCGCGGAAACCTCCGGCCTGTCGAATGTGCAGCCTTTCGCTCCTGCAGAAAAGAATAGTACCGCTCCTGCCACCATTTCCGCATCCAATTCTTACGTGTGTTCGCACAGCAGACAAACTGCAACGATCACGCATTAA